A genomic segment from Anaerobaca lacustris encodes:
- a CDS encoding acyl-CoA dehydratase activase-related protein, translating into MQMTDTTDAQRATSKDDLFVGIDIGSSALHYIVLDAERSVVYSPKPIMHFANPLGALAEAWGDLRARFGREAIRSTALTGSAAESFPTVMDGAIYVYDSVAIPKGAEVIAPAARHIFHIGAKDAYFFHIGATSGRQVIREWRTGTKCGGGSGMLIEKQCRRLFQGEVPGPALEDAGVAADDGQRAAIAIRNRLRLQERVEEMFQRAENEAGQSKEPSEFLARCGVVVQSDLIHKQNEGATRVDNLAGLFRTVARNYVIDVLGSSEFSSNGAGDAIATGGVFSNDLVRASLAQLLGTGIARPQHHHNVAAAGAALKAMEEGNTFVLELKLLDTVAEHSRQKRVFAPPLSDSLARVRERTEELAAEIPAGTEVVLGIDGGSTTTKGALVEIATGKLLDKLYIKTHGNPEESLKRVLRYLSRHKDNVIIRGVGATGSARKLYEKILLSQKKAQQLTEQGATLTDRITDEITCHALGVKHCNPEIDTIFEVGGQDMKFTCFSADGTVKEAKMNYSCQAGSGQTLENMADVINLDVESTLQEAALRAKRVPIIDSTCGVFMEMDENRLIAEGFGRDEIAAAILRGTAASYYYKFVGGAQHVGYKCSAQGGPALGKAFLAALAQVTEGVVEAYPHREMFGAWGQALDIIQRIAGLETEGKRHDTAFRGWEIVDMPFQKRKVPCRDLFGQRSCGMRDCQLEVFHIEDDEIITGGFCPLGNSEAVKKPKTNYVDRYHRIYEKHFKKQGCLQSELASATPSGPTVGIKRSMATLAEKGIWSAALFRKLGFCPVVSPRSDSEIAKIGVDNSRTEFCIARKLATGHAAVLNDDPAIEYLFNPSFIEQRRPERPDLKYCIYTESEGYVLNDVLSLDKHKQFNPILHFGDLALLVREIRKEFARVGFAFSDRRIKEAIACADRAEQQFKNDLYSEGDRFLQRIERDGAKAYVGIGRDYVLLDPEASSNSGSMFSQVRGLDYIPQQFLEHKFMQIPIDSFVENEFWVQSVKILKANVFVANHPNLFPIRMINFACGPDSLKIYQEEKIYQAAAKPLLVLVTDAQTNNAPFVTRTEAHERVVSESHPVAVDMKKLETYSTNNYDKRTWLIPYMGDASYMGAAGLNHFGISSQVLPTDTPRGYEVARKHIYTEVCYPLKGVVGDAIGFLQEQIEKTSRREVEERYLVMLPTTSGPCRFGKYTELLQEFMRLEGLEKIPVVGPSSETDYIDIPLPQGLRPSDRMKMQQILFKGINASDLLEDVLRRFRPYVEDKAEADALKTERLEAAGALVGAGADTAALVQWGHETVAKFQALKRRHHERFPLVLYIGEIYMRQHDAYTNQVIRQLEDNQLEVVRDPITDWLLYVNKMNVRNNKRDVGLGLRSFDLGRAWRAAGQLGQSLLKSRYMDHVAEKLAAPFHEVLEGRHVLPHPMEIIEKLEREHEGHGNIEGESPLSTGIAYYFMHDLIEPHSDALISGIFHVGPFTCMQEGVATAKIEAMMKEFRKTNPDLVFPIIHAFFGDSPNASLPAEIAVFREQCYQKRELLRTRHAGTGSHQPDIRSCSPPRAGVGARTSSAQR; encoded by the coding sequence ATGCAAATGACTGATACCACCGACGCGCAACGGGCAACCTCAAAGGACGATCTGTTTGTCGGGATCGACATCGGCAGCAGTGCGCTGCATTACATTGTGCTGGACGCCGAGCGGTCCGTCGTGTATTCGCCGAAGCCGATCATGCACTTCGCCAACCCGCTGGGCGCCTTGGCGGAGGCCTGGGGTGACCTGCGGGCTCGGTTCGGTCGCGAGGCGATTCGCAGCACGGCGTTGACCGGAAGTGCAGCGGAAAGCTTCCCTACGGTCATGGACGGGGCGATCTACGTCTACGACAGTGTCGCGATTCCCAAAGGGGCGGAGGTGATCGCACCGGCGGCGCGCCACATCTTCCATATTGGGGCGAAAGACGCGTATTTCTTCCATATCGGGGCCACCAGCGGTCGCCAGGTCATTCGCGAGTGGAGAACGGGCACCAAGTGTGGCGGTGGTTCGGGCATGCTGATCGAGAAACAGTGCCGCCGGCTGTTCCAGGGTGAGGTTCCAGGCCCGGCTCTGGAGGATGCCGGGGTCGCTGCAGATGACGGGCAGAGGGCTGCGATCGCCATTCGGAACCGCCTGCGGCTTCAGGAACGCGTGGAGGAGATGTTTCAGCGCGCCGAGAACGAGGCGGGCCAATCGAAGGAGCCGAGTGAGTTTCTGGCGCGCTGCGGCGTCGTGGTCCAATCCGATCTGATCCACAAGCAGAACGAAGGCGCCACGCGCGTGGACAACCTTGCCGGTCTGTTTCGGACCGTGGCGCGCAACTACGTTATCGACGTCCTGGGTTCCAGCGAGTTCAGCAGCAACGGCGCGGGCGACGCCATTGCGACGGGCGGCGTGTTCAGCAACGACCTCGTGCGCGCGAGCCTGGCGCAACTGCTTGGCACGGGAATCGCCAGGCCGCAGCACCACCATAACGTCGCCGCCGCCGGTGCAGCGCTCAAAGCGATGGAAGAAGGCAACACGTTCGTTCTCGAGCTTAAGCTGCTTGACACGGTCGCCGAGCACAGCCGGCAGAAGCGCGTGTTTGCCCCACCGCTGAGTGACAGTCTGGCACGCGTCCGGGAGCGAACGGAAGAGCTGGCCGCCGAGATTCCGGCCGGCACCGAAGTGGTGCTGGGCATCGACGGAGGCAGCACAACGACGAAGGGGGCGCTGGTCGAGATTGCCACCGGCAAGCTGCTCGACAAGCTGTACATCAAGACGCACGGCAACCCCGAGGAATCGCTCAAGCGCGTCCTGCGGTACCTCTCACGACACAAGGACAACGTGATCATCAGGGGTGTCGGCGCCACTGGTTCGGCCCGAAAGCTGTATGAGAAGATCCTGCTGAGCCAGAAGAAAGCGCAGCAACTGACCGAGCAGGGTGCGACCCTGACCGACCGTATCACCGACGAGATCACCTGTCACGCGTTGGGCGTCAAGCACTGCAACCCCGAGATCGATACGATCTTCGAGGTGGGCGGCCAGGACATGAAGTTCACCTGCTTCTCGGCGGACGGGACCGTCAAAGAGGCGAAGATGAACTACAGTTGCCAGGCCGGCTCGGGCCAGACGCTGGAGAACATGGCCGACGTGATCAACCTGGACGTCGAGAGCACGCTTCAGGAGGCGGCGCTGCGGGCCAAGCGCGTGCCGATCATCGACTCGACCTGTGGCGTGTTCATGGAGATGGACGAGAACCGCCTGATCGCCGAAGGGTTCGGTCGCGATGAGATCGCCGCCGCCATCCTCCGCGGCACCGCGGCCAGCTACTACTACAAATTCGTCGGCGGCGCCCAGCACGTCGGGTACAAATGCTCGGCCCAGGGCGGCCCGGCGCTCGGCAAGGCCTTCCTCGCCGCGCTGGCGCAGGTGACGGAGGGCGTCGTCGAGGCGTATCCCCACCGCGAGATGTTCGGTGCCTGGGGTCAGGCCCTCGACATCATTCAGCGCATTGCCGGGCTGGAAACGGAAGGGAAACGGCATGACACGGCGTTCCGTGGCTGGGAAATCGTCGATATGCCGTTCCAGAAACGCAAGGTCCCCTGTCGCGATCTGTTCGGACAGCGCTCCTGTGGCATGCGCGATTGCCAGCTCGAAGTCTTCCACATCGAAGACGACGAGATCATCACGGGCGGCTTCTGCCCGCTCGGCAATTCCGAGGCCGTCAAGAAGCCCAAGACCAACTACGTCGATCGCTACCATCGCATCTATGAGAAGCATTTCAAGAAACAGGGTTGTCTCCAGAGCGAGCTGGCGTCAGCCACGCCCAGCGGCCCGACGGTCGGGATCAAGCGCAGCATGGCCACGCTGGCCGAGAAGGGCATCTGGAGCGCGGCGCTGTTCCGCAAGCTGGGCTTCTGTCCCGTGGTCTCGCCGCGCAGCGACAGCGAGATCGCCAAGATCGGCGTAGACAACTCGCGGACGGAGTTCTGCATCGCCCGCAAGCTGGCCACGGGCCACGCCGCCGTTCTGAACGACGACCCGGCGATCGAATATCTGTTCAATCCGAGCTTCATCGAGCAGCGGCGGCCCGAGCGGCCCGACCTGAAGTACTGCATCTACACCGAGTCCGAGGGGTACGTCCTCAACGACGTGCTGTCGCTCGACAAGCACAAGCAGTTCAATCCGATCCTGCACTTTGGCGACCTGGCGCTGCTGGTCCGTGAGATTCGCAAGGAATTCGCGCGCGTAGGGTTCGCTTTCAGCGACCGCCGAATCAAAGAGGCCATTGCCTGCGCCGACCGCGCCGAGCAGCAATTCAAGAATGACCTCTACAGCGAAGGCGACCGCTTTCTTCAGCGCATCGAGCGCGACGGGGCCAAGGCCTACGTCGGAATCGGGCGCGACTACGTCCTGCTCGACCCGGAGGCCAGTTCGAACTCCGGCTCCATGTTCTCCCAGGTGCGCGGACTGGACTATATTCCGCAGCAGTTCCTCGAACACAAGTTCATGCAGATCCCGATCGACAGTTTCGTCGAGAATGAGTTCTGGGTCCAGAGCGTCAAGATTCTCAAGGCCAACGTCTTCGTGGCCAATCATCCGAACCTCTTCCCGATCCGCATGATCAACTTCGCGTGTGGGCCGGACAGTCTGAAGATCTACCAGGAAGAGAAGATCTATCAGGCCGCCGCCAAGCCCCTGCTCGTCCTGGTTACTGATGCCCAGACGAACAATGCGCCGTTCGTAACGCGTACGGAAGCGCACGAGCGCGTTGTCAGCGAAAGCCATCCTGTGGCCGTGGACATGAAGAAGCTGGAGACCTATTCGACAAACAACTACGACAAGCGCACGTGGCTGATCCCATACATGGGCGACGCCAGCTATATGGGGGCGGCCGGCCTGAACCACTTCGGCATCAGCAGTCAGGTGCTGCCCACGGATACCCCTCGCGGCTACGAGGTCGCGCGGAAGCACATCTACACCGAGGTCTGCTATCCGCTCAAGGGGGTCGTCGGAGACGCGATCGGTTTCTTGCAGGAGCAGATCGAAAAGACCAGTCGCCGCGAGGTCGAGGAACGGTACCTCGTGATGCTGCCGACGACGAGCGGGCCGTGTCGGTTCGGCAAGTACACTGAATTGCTCCAGGAATTCATGCGGCTCGAGGGGCTGGAGAAGATCCCGGTTGTCGGGCCGTCTTCCGAGACCGACTACATCGACATTCCGCTGCCGCAGGGGCTTCGGCCGTCCGACCGGATGAAGATGCAGCAGATCCTCTTCAAAGGCATCAATGCCTCGGATCTGCTGGAGGACGTCTTGCGGCGATTCCGCCCGTACGTCGAGGACAAGGCCGAGGCCGACGCGCTGAAGACGGAGCGGCTTGAAGCCGCCGGGGCCCTCGTCGGCGCGGGCGCCGACACCGCCGCGCTGGTCCAGTGGGGGCACGAAACGGTCGCGAAGTTCCAGGCCCTCAAGCGGCGACATCACGAACGCTTCCCGCTGGTGCTCTACATCGGCGAGATCTACATGCGGCAACATGACGCGTACACCAACCAGGTCATTCGTCAGCTCGAAGACAACCAGTTGGAGGTCGTGCGCGACCCCATCACCGACTGGCTGCTCTACGTCAATAAGATGAACGTGCGCAACAACAAGCGCGACGTCGGGTTGGGCCTGCGGTCGTTCGATCTCGGGCGCGCCTGGCGCGCCGCCGGGCAATTGGGCCAGTCCCTGCTCAAGTCACGGTACATGGACCACGTGGCCGAGAAGCTGGCTGCGCCCTTCCACGAGGTGCTCGAAGGCCGGCATGTCCTGCCGCACCCGATGGAGATCATCGAGAAACTCGAACGCGAGCATGAAGGGCATGGCAACATCGAAGGGGAATCGCCTCTGAGCACGGGCATCGCCTATTACTTTATGCACGACCTGATCGAGCCGCATAGCGATGCGCTGATCTCCGGCATCTTTCACGTCGGTCCGTTCACGTGCATGCAGGAGGGCGTCGCCACCGCCAAGATCGAGGCGATGATGAAAGAGTTCCGCAAGACGAACCCGGACCTCGTGTTCCCGATCATCCACGCCTTCTTTGGTGATTCGCCCAACGCGAGCCTGCCGGCCGAGATCGCCGTGTTCCGCGAACAATGCTACCAGAAGCGCGAGCTGCTGCGCACCCGCCACGCGGGCACCGGGTCGCACCAGCCTGACATTCGCAGTTGCTCACCCCCGCGCGCCGGTGTCGGTGCGAGGACCTCAAGCGCTCAGCGCTAA
- a CDS encoding alpha-L-fucosidase, whose translation MTIFRFVAVVLVSLSLTAGAGTGNKPERVEWFMDQGLGMFVHWSVDAQLGSVISHSMVGASQDYLDRFILELPRTFYPERFNPDEWARLARRAGMKYVVFTTKHHSGFCMFHTRTTSFNIRHTPYREDITAQLFQSLRKHGIAVGVYFSPDDFWLLHTQGKDVSRRRPEALPQNNPELMAHNKAQLRELLTKYGPIDVLFIDGEPDELKELAWELQPNLVITRGEMETPEQNTPDEPMPGPWEACYTLGTQWQFKPTNEDYKSGTQLIEMLIEIRAKGGNFLLNVGPQPDGIIPFEQERRIRELALWMFINREAIYEIRPWHVIREGEIWFTKAKDTDTVYAFLTKLPDWKRGDRKEFTLKSVMTTERTVVSVLGQSGRVLEYNTQVIPETRWSQEADGLHVSVMRAQRIYNDSKWPNPVVLKITNAKATP comes from the coding sequence ATGACGATTTTTCGATTCGTTGCGGTGGTATTGGTGTCGCTTTCACTAACTGCCGGCGCCGGGACAGGGAACAAGCCCGAGCGGGTGGAATGGTTCATGGACCAGGGGCTGGGGATGTTCGTCCACTGGAGCGTGGACGCGCAGCTTGGCTCGGTCATCAGCCACTCGATGGTGGGCGCTTCGCAGGACTATCTCGACCGGTTCATCCTCGAGCTTCCCAGGACGTTCTATCCCGAGCGGTTCAATCCCGATGAATGGGCGCGTCTGGCCAGGCGGGCGGGCATGAAGTACGTGGTCTTCACGACGAAGCACCACAGCGGGTTCTGCATGTTTCACACGCGGACGACGAGCTTCAACATCCGCCATACGCCGTATCGCGAGGACATCACCGCACAACTCTTCCAGAGCCTCCGCAAGCACGGGATCGCAGTCGGGGTGTACTTCTCGCCCGACGACTTCTGGCTGCTGCACACCCAGGGCAAGGACGTGAGCCGGCGGCGGCCTGAGGCGCTGCCGCAGAACAATCCGGAACTGATGGCGCACAACAAGGCGCAGCTTCGCGAGCTGCTGACGAAGTACGGCCCGATCGACGTGCTGTTCATCGACGGCGAGCCGGACGAGCTGAAAGAGTTGGCATGGGAGCTTCAGCCCAATCTGGTTATCACGCGCGGCGAGATGGAGACGCCCGAGCAGAACACGCCGGATGAGCCCATGCCCGGCCCGTGGGAGGCGTGCTACACGCTCGGCACCCAATGGCAGTTCAAGCCGACGAACGAAGACTACAAGTCCGGCACGCAACTGATCGAGATGCTCATCGAGATCCGCGCCAAAGGCGGCAATTTCCTGTTGAACGTCGGCCCGCAGCCCGACGGCATTATCCCCTTCGAGCAAGAGCGGCGGATTCGCGAACTCGCCCTCTGGATGTTCATCAACCGCGAGGCGATCTATGAGATTCGCCCGTGGCACGTCATTCGCGAAGGCGAGATCTGGTTCACCAAGGCCAAGGACACCGACACGGTCTACGCCTTCCTGACGAAGCTTCCCGACTGGAAACGGGGCGACCGAAAGGAGTTCACGCTCAAGAGCGTCATGACTACCGAGCGGACAGTGGTTTCCGTGCTGGGCCAGAGCGGCCGCGTGCTCGAATACAACACCCAGGTCATTCCCGAGACGCGCTGGAGCCAGGAAGCCGACGGCCTGCACGTTTCCGTCATGCGGGCCCAGCGAATCTACAACGACTCGAAGTGGCCCAACCCCGTCGTGCTGAAGATCACAAACGCAAAGGCGACACCGTAG
- a CDS encoding acyl-CoA thioesterase, which produces MTNAKGKTPSESAVVTRYLVMPQQANPQGTAFGGAIMGWIDMVAAMAAERHCGTEVVTAGIDSLSFKAPIRIGDHVVLEAAVNYVSRSSMEVGVRVTREDPATGISQLATTAYLTLVALDKDKNPVTAPALVPKTDEEKRRYENAKRRVQQRKERLRQQA; this is translated from the coding sequence ATGACAAACGCGAAGGGTAAGACGCCCAGTGAGAGTGCCGTGGTGACGCGGTATCTGGTGATGCCGCAGCAGGCGAACCCGCAGGGGACGGCGTTCGGCGGGGCGATCATGGGGTGGATCGACATGGTGGCGGCGATGGCGGCCGAGCGGCATTGCGGCACCGAGGTCGTCACAGCCGGCATCGACTCGTTGTCGTTCAAAGCCCCCATCCGCATCGGCGATCACGTCGTGCTCGAAGCGGCGGTCAACTACGTCAGCCGCTCCTCGATGGAGGTCGGCGTCCGCGTGACGCGTGAAGACCCGGCCACGGGCATAAGCCAGCTCGCCACAACCGCGTACCTGACCCTCGTCGCGCTGGACAAGGACAAGAACCCTGTGACCGCCCCGGCCCTCGTGCCCAAGACAGACGAAGAGAAGCGCCGGTACGAGAACGCAAAGCGGCGCGTACAACAGCGTAAGGAACGACTCAGACAACAAGCGTAA